The following proteins come from a genomic window of Vallitaleaceae bacterium 9-2:
- a CDS encoding NAD(P)H-hydrate dehydratase: protein MFAVKGFEMQKMDQYMINNVGVPSAVLMENAAKSIVDELSELYPLNQYHQRRITIVCGTGNNGGDGIAIGRWLIHLGYKVQFILVGKRERTSKDHQLQMEILKALLKGSDSDSILWVDEDSFDANQTMIKHVLCHSILTLDSLLGTGCNRTVSILLKEIIELMNEHSETIISVDIPSGINSDNGKVMGAAIDADITYTFSMPKIGSILFPGTKYSGKLVVKDIGIFEEAQKVLSQKVEILDQDTLKQAVKQGAFKRQENSHKGMFGTLGIIAGDSQMLGATILAVKAAYRVGAGLVKVFVDTSDAQILLAQVPECVIVKKDSSKAMSEQLDAFINQVDVIAIGPGLSQSNHAHNLVHYLMQCDKKIIFDADALNIIAKNMEWLEEKKCECIITPHIGEMSRLTGYCSSGILENPIHFALAMYKKYNVVTVLKSARTVVAPYNDQVYINTLGNPGMSTAGSGDVLVGVIGGLAVQRHCLSDAAKYGVLLHSYAGDYYVSEKNMPSLMASDLIECLWKGL, encoded by the coding sequence ATGTTTGCGGTAAAAGGTTTTGAAATGCAAAAAATGGATCAATACATGATAAATAACGTAGGTGTTCCTAGTGCAGTGCTTATGGAGAATGCTGCCAAATCCATTGTGGATGAACTGAGTGAGTTGTATCCACTGAATCAATATCATCAGCGAAGAATCACAATTGTGTGCGGAACAGGCAACAATGGTGGAGATGGGATTGCTATTGGGCGATGGCTGATACACTTGGGATACAAAGTTCAGTTCATTCTGGTTGGAAAACGTGAGCGAACCTCAAAGGACCATCAGCTTCAAATGGAAATTTTAAAGGCGCTGTTAAAGGGGAGCGATTCGGATTCCATCCTGTGGGTGGATGAAGATAGCTTTGATGCGAATCAGACGATGATAAAACACGTGTTGTGCCATAGCATCTTGACATTAGATAGCCTACTAGGTACCGGATGCAACCGTACAGTATCCATACTTTTAAAAGAAATTATTGAATTGATGAATGAACATTCTGAGACAATCATTTCGGTCGACATACCTTCGGGAATTAATAGTGATAACGGCAAGGTCATGGGAGCGGCAATTGATGCCGATATTACATATACCTTTTCCATGCCAAAGATAGGATCAATTCTTTTTCCGGGGACAAAATATAGCGGAAAGCTTGTTGTTAAAGATATTGGCATTTTTGAGGAGGCCCAGAAAGTACTCTCCCAAAAAGTAGAAATCCTAGATCAAGACACACTTAAGCAAGCGGTTAAGCAAGGCGCCTTTAAGCGTCAGGAAAACAGTCACAAAGGGATGTTTGGTACGTTAGGAATTATTGCTGGTGATTCCCAAATGCTGGGGGCAACAATACTTGCAGTAAAAGCGGCATATCGGGTTGGCGCAGGGTTGGTAAAAGTTTTTGTTGATACATCCGATGCGCAGATTCTTTTGGCTCAGGTTCCTGAATGTGTAATTGTAAAAAAGGATTCTTCAAAGGCAATGTCTGAGCAGTTAGATGCGTTTATTAATCAAGTTGACGTTATTGCTATTGGTCCAGGATTGTCCCAATCCAATCATGCACACAATCTAGTGCATTATCTCATGCAATGTGATAAAAAAATAATTTTTGATGCAGATGCACTAAATATTATTGCGAAAAATATGGAGTGGCTTGAAGAAAAGAAATGTGAATGTATAATAACGCCACATATTGGTGAGATGTCTAGGTTGACTGGATACTGTTCATCTGGTATTCTTGAAAATCCTATTCACTTTGCTTTGGCCATGTATAAAAAATATAATGTTGTAACTGTGTTAAAGAGTGCACGAACTGTTGTAGCCCCTTATAACGATCAAGTATATATTAATACGTTGGGTAACCCCGGCATGTCAACAGCCGGCTCAGGAGATGTTCTTGTGGGTGTTATCGGTGGATTAGCAGTACAACGCCACTGCCTATCAGATGCGGCAAAGTATGGAGTGCTGTTACATTCATATGCGGGCGATTATTATGTTAGTGAAAAAAACATGCCATCATTGATGGCTTCAGACCTTATTGAATGCCTATGGAAAGGGTTGTAA
- a CDS encoding isocitrate/isopropylmalate family dehydrogenase — translation MDYLNHFEQLVKKQLERVEAMKQQQDFVDYSQLDKIVIGTVGGDGIGPAITAQAERILAYLLADEIKAGKVEIRTIEDLTIEKRAEVGQAIPDSVLVELKKCDVILKGPTTTPRKGDKWPNIESANVAMRKELDLFANVRPVNVPEEGIDWTFFRENTEGAYVLGSEGVNISDDLAFDFKVITTQGAERIIRAAFEFAKKNNKKRVTCVTKANVIKTTDGKFLDVFNEVAKEYPGIEADDWYIDIMTAKLVDEKRRKDFQVMVLPNLYGDILTDEAAEFQGGVGTAGSANLGKRYAMFEAIHGSAPRMVDEGRDIYADPSSIIRAGAMLLNHIGYTQEADKLFKALEICGQTEKKIALTGRDTGATSAEYADYLMETIEKL, via the coding sequence ATGGATTATTTAAACCATTTTGAACAACTAGTTAAGAAACAACTTGAACGTGTTGAAGCAATGAAACAACAGCAAGATTTTGTGGACTATAGTCAATTAGACAAGATTGTAATTGGTACAGTTGGAGGCGATGGGATCGGTCCTGCAATCACTGCCCAAGCAGAGCGAATTTTAGCTTATCTTTTAGCAGATGAGATCAAAGCGGGTAAAGTTGAGATTCGAACTATTGAAGATTTGACAATTGAAAAAAGAGCTGAAGTGGGACAAGCCATTCCAGATTCTGTACTTGTAGAATTAAAAAAATGTGATGTTATATTAAAAGGCCCAACAACGACACCACGTAAAGGTGACAAATGGCCAAATATCGAAAGTGCCAATGTGGCGATGCGAAAAGAATTGGACTTATTTGCTAATGTTCGTCCTGTAAATGTTCCGGAAGAAGGTATTGACTGGACATTTTTCCGTGAGAATACAGAAGGAGCATATGTACTTGGAAGTGAAGGCGTAAATATTAGCGATGATTTGGCCTTTGACTTTAAAGTCATTACAACTCAAGGAGCTGAACGAATTATTCGTGCAGCATTCGAGTTTGCGAAAAAGAATAATAAAAAACGCGTGACTTGTGTTACAAAAGCCAATGTTATTAAAACAACGGATGGGAAATTCCTAGATGTCTTTAATGAAGTTGCAAAAGAATATCCTGGAATAGAAGCGGATGATTGGTATATCGATATCATGACAGCTAAACTTGTAGATGAAAAACGAAGAAAAGATTTTCAAGTGATGGTGTTGCCAAATCTTTATGGGGACATATTAACGGATGAAGCGGCTGAATTCCAAGGTGGAGTAGGAACAGCAGGAAGCGCAAACCTTGGTAAGCGTTATGCTATGTTTGAAGCTATTCATGGCTCAGCACCAAGAATGGTTGATGAAGGGCGTGACATCTATGCAGATCCGTCAAGTATTATTCGTGCAGGAGCGATGTTGTTAAATCACATCGGATACACTCAAGAGGCAGATAAATTATTTAAAGCATTAGAGATTTGTGGTCAAACAGAAAAGAAAATCGCATTAACAGGTCGTGATACTGGAGCGACAAGTGCTGAATATGCAGATTACTTAATGGAAACCATTGAAAAACTATAA
- a CDS encoding ABC-F family ATP-binding cassette domain-containing protein, with protein MLLSCQNIEFSYISEKILKNVSFHVNENEPTAIVGVNGAGKTTLFKVLTGELTPDAGDIFVKNGTTIGYLSQTIDYTSEKTVYDELHSADLDLLALDTAIKAFEQQMTLATPDQKTLHDYHKAIEDFEAIDGYSYESRIKGILKGLGFSESSWNQQVSTLSGGQKTRLALGRLLLIQPSLLFLDEPTNHLDLEAIRWLEGYLNNYKGTLLIISHDRYFLDRIVHKIVDIELGKAHVYQGNYTAYVQKKEFNQYIATKHYEEQQAEIKRQEAIIKQLRSFNQEKFIKRAASREKALEKLDPLEKPTELKDNMRLTLHPKRESGMDVLKLEELALGYDNVPLFSDTSLNIYKGERIALIGKNGTGKSTLLKLLLGELKPIKGLAHIGHSVEIAYYDQEHSTLNESLTLVEEIAEDFETMEMSKIRNLLAAFLFTGDDVFKQVGTLSGGEKGRLSLAKLMLAKGNFLLLDEPTNHLDMVSKEVLEKALRHYSGTILFISHDRYFINRVATKVWELDQKHIKEYHGNYDYYIEKKEQQNAADKENITDVQANSLNKQNWERMKQQQKEERKLQNQIEQLEQDISDIEERMQAIDEELTQEDVFSNYELSNSLMKEKNSLEVELEDKLNTWESLQ; from the coding sequence ATGTTATTATCATGTCAAAATATTGAATTTTCATATATCTCTGAAAAGATTCTTAAAAACGTCTCTTTTCATGTCAACGAAAATGAACCTACCGCCATTGTCGGTGTCAATGGTGCCGGAAAAACAACACTTTTTAAGGTTTTAACTGGTGAACTGACTCCCGATGCCGGGGACATTTTTGTAAAAAACGGTACAACTATTGGTTATCTGTCCCAAACTATAGATTATACATCTGAGAAAACCGTATATGATGAATTACACTCTGCTGACCTTGACCTACTCGCTCTTGACACTGCGATAAAAGCCTTTGAACAGCAGATGACTCTGGCTACCCCTGATCAAAAAACCCTTCACGATTATCACAAGGCTATTGAAGATTTTGAAGCGATTGATGGGTATAGCTATGAAAGCCGAATCAAAGGCATCTTAAAGGGTCTAGGATTTTCTGAGTCCAGTTGGAATCAACAAGTATCCACCCTCTCCGGTGGACAAAAGACGCGTCTTGCCCTTGGACGCTTGCTACTTATTCAACCCTCATTACTATTTTTGGATGAGCCGACAAACCACTTGGACTTAGAGGCTATTCGCTGGTTAGAGGGCTACCTAAACAACTATAAAGGGACGCTTCTGATTATCTCCCATGACCGGTATTTTCTCGACCGAATTGTACACAAGATTGTTGATATTGAACTGGGTAAGGCACATGTCTATCAAGGAAACTATACCGCTTATGTACAAAAAAAGGAGTTTAATCAGTATATTGCAACCAAGCACTATGAAGAGCAACAAGCCGAAATTAAGCGTCAAGAAGCTATTATAAAACAATTACGTTCCTTTAATCAAGAAAAATTCATCAAACGAGCGGCTAGCCGTGAAAAAGCACTTGAAAAGCTTGATCCACTCGAAAAACCTACAGAGCTTAAGGACAATATGCGCTTAACACTTCACCCCAAAAGAGAAAGTGGTATGGATGTCCTAAAGCTAGAAGAGCTCGCACTAGGCTATGATAACGTTCCTTTGTTTTCAGATACAAGCCTTAATATATATAAGGGCGAACGTATTGCCTTAATCGGGAAAAACGGGACCGGAAAATCAACACTTCTTAAATTATTACTAGGAGAATTAAAGCCTATTAAAGGTTTAGCCCACATTGGTCATTCAGTTGAGATTGCCTATTATGACCAAGAACATTCCACTCTTAATGAATCCTTAACTTTGGTTGAGGAAATCGCCGAAGATTTTGAGACCATGGAAATGAGTAAAATCCGTAACCTCTTAGCTGCTTTTTTATTCACCGGAGACGATGTATTTAAACAGGTTGGCACATTATCCGGCGGCGAAAAAGGTCGACTATCCTTAGCTAAGTTAATGCTCGCTAAAGGTAACTTCTTGTTACTCGACGAACCGACAAACCATTTAGATATGGTCTCAAAAGAGGTTCTTGAAAAGGCATTGCGTCATTATAGTGGAACGATTTTATTCATCTCTCATGACCGATATTTTATTAATCGAGTGGCTACCAAGGTTTGGGAACTTGATCAAAAGCATATCAAAGAATATCACGGAAATTATGATTATTATATTGAAAAAAAAGAACAGCAAAATGCTGCGGACAAAGAAAACATCACCGATGTTCAAGCCAATTCCCTTAATAAGCAAAACTGGGAGCGTATGAAGCAACAGCAAAAAGAAGAACGCAAACTTCAAAATCAAATCGAACAGCTCGAACAAGATATCTCAGATATCGAAGAACGTATGCAAGCCATTGATGAAGAGTTGACTCAAGAGGATGTTTTTTCAAATTACGAGTTATCCAATTCTCTAATGAAAGAAAAAAACTCACTCGAAGTCGAACTTGAAGATAAACTTAATACATGGGAATCCTTACAATAA
- a CDS encoding YebC/PmpR family DNA-binding transcriptional regulator, whose amino-acid sequence MAGHSKFANIKHKKEKNDAKKGKIFTKIGREIVVAVRQGGPDPSLNSSLNDVINKAKSNNMPNDTITRAIKRASGEGGNVEYERIVYEGYGISGVAVMVECLTDNKNRTAANVRHGFSKYGGNLGTTGCVNYLFDKKGQIVLENATDIDEDTLMMLVLDAGAEDIDIDEEGIEIITEPEQFSQVYQALIEQGYEILSAEVAQIPQTTVTLSEEESKEMEKMLEHLEEDDDVQNVFHNWEMED is encoded by the coding sequence ATGGCAGGACATTCAAAGTTTGCAAATATAAAACATAAAAAAGAAAAAAATGATGCAAAAAAAGGAAAGATTTTTACTAAAATAGGACGAGAGATTGTAGTGGCTGTCCGTCAAGGGGGACCAGACCCAAGTTTGAATTCATCCCTTAACGATGTCATTAATAAGGCGAAGTCCAACAATATGCCCAATGATACAATTACGCGGGCAATAAAACGTGCTTCTGGTGAAGGCGGTAATGTTGAATATGAACGTATTGTCTATGAAGGTTACGGTATTTCGGGAGTGGCAGTTATGGTGGAGTGCTTAACCGATAATAAAAATCGAACAGCGGCAAATGTTCGTCATGGGTTTTCAAAGTATGGTGGAAACCTTGGGACTACAGGATGTGTAAACTATTTATTTGATAAAAAGGGACAGATTGTCCTTGAAAATGCTACGGATATCGATGAGGACACCTTAATGATGCTTGTGCTTGATGCAGGAGCAGAAGATATCGATATTGATGAGGAAGGGATTGAAATCATTACAGAACCGGAACAATTTAGCCAAGTGTATCAAGCACTGATTGAACAAGGCTATGAAATACTGTCGGCTGAAGTTGCACAGATTCCTCAAACTACAGTGACATTATCGGAAGAAGAGAGTAAAGAAATGGAAAAAATGCTTGAACATCTTGAAGAGGATGATGATGTTCAGAATGTATTCCATAATTGGGAGATGGAAGATTAA
- a CDS encoding MATE family efflux transporter translates to MKNTEFYKKLFAIAVPITLQQLIISSLNLIDTFMISSLTKEAIAGVGAANKVFFLLNLFLFGMSSGSSILTAQFWGKKDVENIKKVYGLSLTFALGGGLLFTIVAILLPQQVMSIFSTDAQVIIEGANYLRIVGFSYLFTAVTFSTMFVLRSTNYVKLPLFVTMVAISVNTFLNWVLIYGNMGFQPMGVEGAATATLIARTLECFMLVGLSNYYKLPPSGKLKTLFSYNKNLAKHFSKIAMPVVINEILWSTGVTMYAVVYGRMGTDAMAAMTITQTIEQIIFVVSVGVGNASAVMLGNSLGAMEGEKIYDEAVQFVKINFLLGAFMGIIIILSAPHIAGIYSVPPIVKYNIIGSLSVFGMYTMVKSVNLVIIVGILRSGGDTIFAAALDGIAVWGLGVPLAILTGLVLKWDLPYVYAAILFEEMAKFSFGIKRMKSKRWMNNLVEH, encoded by the coding sequence ATGAAAAATACAGAATTTTACAAAAAACTATTTGCTATTGCAGTACCGATTACCCTACAACAACTTATTATTTCGTCACTAAACTTAATTGATACTTTTATGATTAGTTCCTTAACAAAGGAAGCAATCGCAGGTGTTGGTGCAGCGAACAAAGTCTTTTTTCTATTAAACCTTTTTCTTTTTGGAATGAGCAGTGGATCTTCCATATTAACAGCACAGTTTTGGGGAAAAAAAGATGTGGAAAATATCAAAAAAGTCTATGGACTTTCTTTAACCTTTGCACTAGGTGGAGGATTGCTCTTTACTATTGTGGCTATACTCTTGCCACAACAGGTCATGAGTATATTTTCCACAGATGCGCAGGTAATTATCGAAGGAGCAAATTACCTGAGAATTGTTGGATTTAGTTACCTTTTCACAGCTGTAACCTTTTCAACCATGTTCGTACTTCGAAGTACAAATTATGTGAAGCTTCCGCTTTTTGTAACGATGGTTGCCATTTCGGTGAATACCTTTTTAAACTGGGTATTGATCTATGGTAATATGGGCTTCCAACCTATGGGTGTAGAAGGAGCTGCTACTGCTACATTAATTGCTAGAACCCTAGAGTGTTTTATGCTGGTCGGGCTGTCAAACTACTATAAGTTACCGCCGTCAGGCAAGTTAAAAACCCTATTTAGCTATAATAAAAATTTGGCAAAGCATTTTTCCAAGATTGCAATGCCAGTGGTTATCAATGAAATCCTTTGGTCAACAGGTGTAACCATGTATGCAGTTGTGTATGGACGTATGGGAACCGATGCTATGGCAGCCATGACCATTACACAGACCATTGAACAGATTATTTTTGTTGTCTCTGTAGGAGTTGGTAATGCAAGTGCGGTTATGCTTGGTAACTCTTTGGGAGCAATGGAAGGTGAAAAAATCTATGATGAAGCCGTACAGTTTGTAAAAATCAACTTCTTGCTGGGTGCGTTTATGGGAATCATCATTATACTTTCAGCACCACATATTGCTGGAATATATAGTGTTCCACCTATAGTAAAATATAATATTATCGGTTCCTTATCGGTGTTTGGAATGTATACTATGGTAAAAAGTGTGAACTTGGTTATTATCGTTGGAATTTTACGCAGTGGTGGCGATACTATTTTTGCCGCGGCACTAGATGGCATTGCGGTATGGGGACTAGGTGTTCCATTAGCAATACTCACCGGTTTAGTTTTAAAATGGGATCTACCTTATGTCTATGCAGCCATTCTTTTTGAAGAAATGGCAAAATTCAGTTTTGGAATCAAACGTATGAAGTCTAAGCGTTGGATGAACAATCTTGTTGAACACTAA
- the alr gene encoding alanine racemase, producing the protein METIYHRVYAKVNLDAIRANLKSIREYVNHEMQHKVKIMAVVKADAYGHGAIPISRELEKLNVDYIAVAIYQEGIQLREEGVKVPILVLGNTHEDAFEDLVRYDLTQTVYSTKLGEKLNRFGERLGEKVRIHVKVDTGMGRLGFRLLGKSMDTSVQEIIDLTKCEYLRCEGIFTHFSKADEVDFSYTHMQVELFEHLLNRLKAQGIEFPLVHASNSAGLIDHQCARFNMVRTGIALYGLYPSDTVNHGIRLEPALSIISRIIFLKEVEKDEYISYGGIFKTNRTSKIATVPIGYADGYSRALSNKGRVLIRGQYAPVVGRVCMDQMLVDVTDIEGVTEDDAVILIGESNEQHIYVEELATHMNTINYEVLCSIGKRVPRIYMKENKVVEIIDYF; encoded by the coding sequence ATGGAGACAATATATCATCGCGTGTATGCAAAGGTGAATTTGGATGCGATACGTGCGAATCTAAAATCTATTCGAGAATATGTTAATCATGAAATGCAGCATAAAGTAAAGATTATGGCGGTTGTTAAGGCGGATGCCTATGGGCATGGTGCGATACCCATCAGTCGTGAGCTTGAAAAACTGAATGTTGATTATATTGCAGTAGCTATCTATCAAGAAGGAATTCAACTGAGAGAAGAAGGGGTTAAAGTACCTATTCTTGTCCTAGGAAATACTCATGAAGACGCATTTGAAGATTTGGTGCGCTATGACTTGACCCAAACGGTGTATTCAACTAAGTTGGGAGAAAAACTGAACCGATTTGGAGAGCGTCTAGGAGAAAAAGTGCGTATACATGTCAAAGTTGATACAGGTATGGGACGGTTGGGCTTTCGACTTTTAGGTAAGAGTATGGATACTTCCGTCCAAGAAATTATTGATTTGACAAAGTGTGAGTATCTAAGGTGTGAAGGAATATTTACACATTTTTCTAAAGCTGACGAAGTAGATTTTTCATATACGCATATGCAAGTAGAGCTGTTTGAACACTTGCTAAACCGATTAAAAGCCCAGGGTATAGAATTCCCACTTGTTCATGCATCCAATAGTGCAGGGCTGATTGATCATCAATGTGCACGGTTTAATATGGTTCGAACCGGGATTGCCTTATATGGATTATATCCGTCAGACACGGTAAATCATGGGATACGACTTGAACCGGCGCTTTCAATTATCAGCCGAATTATTTTTTTGAAAGAGGTCGAAAAAGATGAGTATATAAGTTATGGAGGTATCTTTAAGACGAATAGAACTTCTAAGATAGCGACAGTACCTATAGGCTATGCCGACGGATATTCAAGAGCTTTATCAAACAAAGGACGCGTTTTAATTCGTGGACAATATGCACCGGTGGTCGGACGTGTATGCATGGACCAGATGCTTGTAGATGTTACCGATATTGAAGGCGTTACTGAAGATGACGCAGTGATTTTGATTGGAGAATCCAACGAACAACATATCTATGTAGAAGAATTAGCAACACATATGAATACAATTAACTATGAAGTACTTTGTTCCATTGGAAAAAGAGTGCCTCGAATCTATATGAAGGAGAATAAAGTCGTTGAAATAATTGACTACTTTTAG
- a CDS encoding redox-sensing transcriptional repressor Rex, with the protein MSNNHKEEMKRISTAVIKRLPRYYRYLGELLENDVVRISSKELSQRMNVTASQIRQDLNNFGGFGQQGYGYNVEFLYSEIGKILGLEKTYNIIIVGSGNLGQALANYIDFEKRGFVIKGLFDVNPRLIGIQVRGIEIQDIDQMEEFVKNNHIDIAVLTLPKQKAPKIANDLAEWGIKGLWNFAPIDLKIKNENVIVENVHLAESLMTLSYRVKDQLE; encoded by the coding sequence ATGTCAAATAATCATAAAGAAGAAATGAAAAGGATATCAACGGCGGTAATTAAACGACTTCCGAGATACTATCGATATCTTGGTGAATTATTGGAAAATGATGTCGTAAGGATTTCATCAAAAGAGTTAAGCCAACGTATGAACGTAACCGCATCTCAAATACGACAAGATTTAAATAATTTTGGTGGGTTTGGTCAACAAGGGTATGGATATAACGTTGAATTTTTGTACAGTGAAATCGGTAAAATATTAGGCCTTGAAAAGACGTATAATATTATTATTGTAGGATCAGGTAACTTGGGACAAGCATTAGCTAATTACATTGATTTTGAAAAAAGAGGATTTGTCATCAAAGGGCTCTTTGATGTGAACCCACGTCTTATAGGGATACAAGTTAGAGGAATTGAGATTCAAGATATTGACCAAATGGAAGAATTTGTCAAGAATAATCATATTGATATTGCCGTCTTGACATTACCAAAGCAAAAAGCACCAAAGATTGCTAATGATTTGGCAGAGTGGGGAATAAAAGGGCTATGGAACTTTGCACCCATTGATTTAAAAATAAAAAATGAGAATGTCATTGTAGAAAATGTTCATTTGGCAGAGAGCTTAATGACATTATCCTATCGTGTAAAAGATCAGTTGGAATAG
- the acpS gene encoding holo-ACP synthase: MIIGVGTDLIAVERIQKASAKEGFLNRYFSDNEIELFERHQMNPQKIAGNFCVKESVVKMFGTGFKGINLIDIEVLRDEWGKPYVVLYDSALKMQQNLKIDSIHVSISNTKDYVTAVAIGERLRQEFL; the protein is encoded by the coding sequence ATGATCATAGGAGTAGGAACGGATTTAATTGCTGTTGAACGCATTCAAAAGGCAAGCGCAAAAGAGGGATTCTTGAATCGTTATTTTTCTGATAACGAGATAGAATTATTTGAACGACATCAAATGAACCCGCAAAAAATTGCGGGTAATTTTTGTGTGAAAGAATCTGTAGTCAAAATGTTTGGAACGGGATTTAAAGGCATTAATCTTATTGATATAGAAGTACTAAGGGATGAATGGGGAAAACCCTATGTCGTCTTGTACGATAGTGCATTAAAGATGCAGCAAAATTTAAAAATTGATTCAATACATGTTTCAATTTCCAACACAAAAGATTATGTGACAGCAGTAGCGATTGGAGAACGATTGCGACAGGAATTTTTATAA